The following coding sequences are from one Granulicella sp. L56 window:
- a CDS encoding helix-turn-helix transcriptional regulator codes for MPRAATTADVFNAIAEPRRREIIAVLIDGKEHAVGEVVSTLRLPQPAVSKHLGVLRKVGIVTVSKRGQLRMYRLNAKELKPVHDWVKTYERFWTHQLDKVKQRAEQKMMQRIARENQFTEKEEI; via the coding sequence ATGCCACGCGCTGCTACTACTGCCGACGTCTTCAATGCCATCGCCGAGCCTCGACGACGCGAGATCATCGCTGTTCTTATCGACGGCAAAGAACATGCTGTAGGCGAAGTGGTTTCGACGCTTCGGCTGCCGCAACCAGCCGTGTCCAAGCACCTTGGCGTGCTGCGCAAGGTTGGCATCGTGACGGTGAGCAAACGCGGCCAGCTTCGCATGTACCGCCTGAACGCAAAGGAACTGAAGCCCGTGCACGATTGGGTGAAGACGTATGAGCGCTTCTGGACCCACCAGCTCGACAAGGTCAAGCAGCGGGCAGAGCAGAAGATGATGCAACGAATCGCACGCGAAAATCAATTCACCGAAAAAGAGGAGATATAG
- a CDS encoding cobalamin B12-binding domain-containing protein, which yields MGRPAPIRVLVAKPGLDGHDRGAKIIARALRDAGMEVIYTGLRQTPEMIVTAAIQEDVDCIGLSILSGSHNTIVPRITALLREQGAEDILVVLGGTIPDQDADGLRKSGVSAIFGPGTPLETTVEFIRKNVKPRGLLTRAGSHPYGSSRP from the coding sequence ATGGGGCGTCCCGCGCCAATTCGTGTTCTGGTAGCCAAACCTGGTCTCGATGGCCATGACCGTGGCGCTAAAATCATCGCCCGCGCCCTTCGAGATGCCGGCATGGAGGTGATCTACACCGGTCTGCGGCAGACACCGGAGATGATCGTCACCGCTGCTATTCAGGAAGACGTGGATTGCATTGGCCTCTCCATCCTCTCGGGCTCGCACAACACTATTGTTCCGCGAATCACTGCGCTACTGCGCGAACAAGGGGCTGAAGATATCCTCGTCGTCCTCGGCGGCACTATCCCCGATCAGGATGCAGATGGCCTGCGAAAAAGCGGCGTCTCGGCCATCTTCGGACCGGGAACGCCGCTTGAAACTACTGTTGAATTCATCCGCAAAAATGTAAAGCCACGCGGGCTGCTTACCAGGGCAGGCTCTCACCCATATGGAAGTAGCCGCCCGTAG
- a CDS encoding sensor histidine kinase KdpD: protein MNISRRRGAIAFFITLGVLLVGLAIALNIGWIILNDRAVAFAVLGVILFSLLIAGVVLNTVFLVREIRRNERQDSFLNAVSHELKTPIASIRLYLETLQRRPVEEEQRQQFYKIMLSDSDRLLATVEQVLKAGQLGQRHRQQNRTLIDIEALLIECINVTLQRHHLAADNIVLEPVPGAVRLQVIGILEDLRTAIINVLDNAVKYSPEGVHVRCSLAITRYTWVMLRITDTGMGLPTNEYKRIFKRFYRVPGRSMVKIKGTGLGLFLVRNIARQHGGNVTATSAGAGLGTTITFTLPLAAPESNPDKP, encoded by the coding sequence ATGAATATTTCCCGACGCCGCGGAGCTATCGCCTTCTTCATTACGCTGGGCGTTCTGCTTGTGGGCCTTGCGATTGCGCTGAATATCGGGTGGATCATCCTGAATGACCGTGCTGTCGCGTTCGCTGTGCTCGGCGTTATCCTCTTCAGCCTGCTGATCGCGGGGGTTGTGCTCAACACGGTTTTCCTGGTGCGGGAGATCCGCCGCAACGAGCGCCAGGATTCCTTTCTGAATGCCGTCAGTCACGAACTGAAAACTCCGATTGCTTCGATCCGGCTTTATCTGGAGACACTGCAGCGCCGTCCCGTCGAGGAAGAGCAGCGACAGCAGTTCTACAAGATCATGCTGTCGGACTCGGACCGGCTTCTCGCCACCGTTGAACAAGTGCTGAAGGCTGGGCAGCTAGGCCAGCGGCATCGTCAACAAAATCGCACCCTCATCGACATCGAAGCGCTGCTCATCGAGTGCATCAACGTCACGCTGCAGCGACATCATCTTGCCGCCGACAACATTGTTCTTGAACCGGTACCGGGCGCTGTGCGGCTACAGGTGATCGGCATTCTGGAAGACCTTCGCACCGCGATCATCAACGTGCTTGACAATGCAGTCAAATATTCGCCTGAGGGTGTGCATGTTCGCTGCTCATTGGCCATCACGCGCTATACGTGGGTCATGCTGCGCATCACCGATACGGGGATGGGGCTACCGACGAATGAGTACAAACGCATCTTCAAGAGGTTCTATCGCGTGCCGGGGCGCTCCATGGTCAAGATCAAGGGCACCGGACTAGGGTTGTTCCTTGTGCGCAACATCGCGCGCCAGCACGGTGGGAACGTCACTGCAACGAGCGCCGGTGCGGGTCTTGGCACAACGATCACCTTTACATTGCCGCTCGCAGCCCCTGAGAGCAACCCGGATAAACCATGA
- a CDS encoding response regulator transcription factor — protein MTEPTAPLIAVIEDEEHLAQGLLFNLRAEGYATHHEADGDAALNYLLTTQDKIAAIVLDCMLPGTDGFAIVHALREAQRYTPVLMLTARTRPEDILEGLGAGADDYLPKPFELNILLMRLKSLLRRAAWQNTAAPPETPPDEYIFAHRTIRFDALELVAPNRTTHLTLMEADLLRYLTDREGQIVPRKDILEQVWRVHEDTDTRAIDNFIVRLRRYIEDDPGNPQHLLTVRGIGYRFIANP, from the coding sequence ATGACAGAACCGACCGCTCCACTGATTGCCGTCATCGAAGACGAAGAGCATCTTGCGCAAGGGCTGCTGTTCAATCTACGGGCCGAAGGCTATGCGACCCACCATGAGGCTGATGGCGATGCCGCGCTGAACTATCTGTTGACCACGCAGGACAAAATTGCAGCCATCGTGCTGGACTGCATGTTGCCGGGCACGGACGGCTTCGCCATCGTTCATGCCCTGCGCGAGGCACAGCGATATACGCCGGTGCTGATGCTGACAGCGCGCACGCGGCCTGAAGACATTCTTGAAGGACTGGGAGCGGGTGCCGACGACTATCTTCCCAAGCCATTCGAGTTGAACATTCTGCTCATGCGGCTGAAGTCTCTTCTGCGCCGCGCTGCCTGGCAGAATACTGCCGCTCCGCCTGAAACGCCGCCTGACGAATATATCTTCGCTCACCGCACGATTCGTTTCGACGCGCTTGAACTGGTCGCCCCCAATCGCACAACGCATCTCACGCTGATGGAGGCCGACCTGTTGCGTTATCTGACCGACCGCGAAGGCCAGATTGTGCCCCGCAAGGACATCCTCGAACAGGTGTGGCGGGTGCACGAGGATACCGACACCCGCGCCATCGACAACTTCATCGTGCGCCTTCGCCGTTACATCGAAGACGATCCAGGAAATCCGCAGCATCTGCTCACCGTGCGCGGCATCGGTTATCGATTCATCGCTAATCCCTAA
- a CDS encoding LptF/LptG family permease: MRIFTRYILREVTSYALLGGTLFTFVLFMRDLGKILELVVRESASFGQVFLVFAYTLPSAITYTIPMAVLVGILLGLSRLASDSEITAMRASGMGAMTFVRIVSIVAVVALGLGLLNSLYLGPRASAGLLQLGDTLKSSQASFEVQPRVFYEDFHNYVLYIQNVKPAAGAALWDHVFLADLTQPATPHITTAERAIVVGGTPGTADAQTIRLHMIDGGQHETTAGNPNQYNIITFASTDIPIETEAPPDPHLGRVDTPILALPLRELWHRSSQVGVPETLARSYRIEFHKRFSYPFACLVLMLVGVPLGLSSKRGGKSTGFVLTILLVFIYYFLSSVGVAFAKNGKLSPFLGVWGANFIFTGAGIILLYQMSRGSLALGIFSSAGGSINKLYKRLVSRGASESIGSNLTPDIATVLRRFRGTFRIQFPLLLDDYVMREYAANFALILSSFSALSIIFTFFELLGDIFRNRTPLFTVGEYLLNLIPFILYNVTPLCALVAVLVTFGALSRSSEITAMKATGISLYRIITPVLIVTLMISAGLFAFDELYLPAANRRQEALLSVIKDKPAQTFLRPDRKWISGQTTDSGQPSRIFYYQFFDADKNVFANLSVFEFEPHTFALQRRIFASSARWDSRVNRWVFDDGWQRTFAGETVATYQPFTVSTFPEIREQPGYFKKENIPSQEMSYGELSRYISDLKQSGFDTTRLSVQLNRKVAYPLITLVMAILAIPFSLSMGKKGSLTGIATAIGLAIAYWVVAGVFEAMGNVSTLPPLLAAWSPDLLFGIAGTYLLLRSST; the protein is encoded by the coding sequence ATGCGCATCTTCACCCGCTACATTCTCCGCGAGGTCACCTCTTACGCTCTGCTGGGCGGGACGCTCTTCACCTTTGTGCTCTTCATGCGCGACCTCGGCAAGATCCTTGAGCTGGTGGTCCGCGAGTCGGCCTCTTTCGGCCAGGTCTTTCTCGTCTTTGCCTATACCCTTCCGAGCGCCATCACCTACACCATTCCGATGGCGGTGCTGGTCGGCATCCTCCTTGGCCTCAGCCGCCTTGCCTCCGACAGCGAGATTACGGCGATGCGCGCCAGCGGCATGGGAGCAATGACCTTTGTGCGCATCGTCTCCATCGTGGCCGTCGTCGCTCTGGGACTGGGACTATTAAACTCCCTCTACCTTGGGCCTCGAGCATCTGCCGGACTGCTGCAACTCGGTGACACGCTGAAGTCTTCGCAGGCCTCCTTCGAGGTGCAGCCACGAGTCTTCTACGAGGATTTCCACAACTATGTTCTCTACATCCAGAATGTGAAACCCGCTGCCGGGGCCGCGCTTTGGGATCATGTGTTTCTTGCCGATCTCACACAGCCCGCCACACCGCACATCACGACAGCCGAACGCGCTATTGTCGTAGGCGGAACTCCCGGGACCGCTGACGCGCAGACGATCCGTCTGCACATGATCGATGGCGGCCAGCATGAGACCACGGCTGGAAATCCAAACCAGTACAACATCATCACCTTTGCCTCTACGGATATTCCTATCGAAACAGAGGCGCCGCCCGACCCCCATCTGGGTCGCGTCGATACGCCGATCCTTGCGCTTCCCCTACGTGAGCTTTGGCATCGCAGCAGCCAGGTCGGAGTGCCGGAAACCTTGGCGCGCAGCTATCGCATCGAGTTCCACAAGCGGTTTTCTTATCCCTTCGCGTGTCTGGTATTGATGCTGGTCGGCGTGCCTCTTGGCCTCTCTTCCAAGCGCGGCGGAAAATCGACCGGCTTCGTGCTCACAATTCTTCTGGTCTTTATCTATTACTTCCTTTCATCGGTGGGCGTGGCTTTTGCCAAGAATGGTAAGCTCTCGCCCTTTCTTGGAGTGTGGGGAGCAAATTTCATCTTCACTGGTGCCGGTATCATCCTGCTCTACCAGATGTCCCGGGGAAGCCTTGCGCTCGGTATCTTCTCAAGCGCCGGGGGTTCGATCAACAAGCTCTATAAGCGACTGGTCTCACGGGGCGCAAGCGAGAGTATCGGCAGCAATCTCACTCCCGATATCGCAACCGTGCTGCGCCGGTTTCGCGGTACCTTCCGCATTCAGTTTCCGCTGCTGCTCGACGACTACGTCATGCGCGAGTACGCTGCCAACTTCGCGCTGATCCTCTCCAGCTTTTCTGCGCTTTCCATCATCTTCACCTTCTTTGAGCTGCTCGGCGACATCTTCCGCAATCGCACACCGCTGTTTACCGTGGGCGAGTATCTCCTGAATCTCATTCCCTTCATCCTCTATAACGTCACACCGCTCTGTGCGCTCGTAGCAGTGCTGGTCACCTTCGGAGCGCTGAGCCGAAGCTCCGAGATCACAGCGATGAAGGCCACTGGCATCAGCTTGTACCGCATCATTACCCCGGTGCTCATCGTGACGTTGATGATCTCCGCGGGACTCTTCGCCTTTGACGAACTCTATCTGCCTGCCGCCAACCGCCGCCAGGAGGCGCTGCTCTCGGTCATCAAGGACAAGCCCGCGCAGACGTTCCTGCGGCCAGACCGCAAATGGATCTCCGGGCAGACGACGGACTCTGGCCAACCCTCGCGCATCTTCTACTATCAGTTCTTCGACGCGGACAAGAACGTCTTTGCAAACCTAAGCGTCTTCGAATTCGAACCGCATACCTTCGCGTTGCAGCGGCGCATCTTCGCCTCCAGCGCGCGATGGGACTCTCGCGTGAACCGCTGGGTTTTCGATGACGGCTGGCAGCGCACCTTTGCCGGAGAAACCGTCGCAACCTACCAACCCTTTACCGTGTCCACCTTCCCCGAGATCCGCGAACAGCCTGGCTACTTCAAGAAAGAAAATATTCCCTCGCAGGAGATGTCCTACGGTGAACTCTCACGCTACATCTCCGATCTGAAGCAGAGCGGCTTCGATACGACGCGGCTCAGCGTACAACTGAACCGCAAAGTTGCCTACCCGCTGATTACATTGGTGATGGCGATTCTTGCCATTCCCTTCTCGCTCTCCATGGGCAAGAAAGGTAGTCTCACGGGCATTGCCACGGCGATTGGGCTGGCCATCGCCTATTGGGTGGTGGCCGGTGTGTTTGAAGCAATGGGTAATGTCAGCACGCTGCCGCCCCTGCTGGCGGCGTGGTCGCCGGACCTCCTCTTTGGCATCGCGGGCACTTATCTCCTGCTCCGCAGCTCTACTTAA
- a CDS encoding acyltransferase, with protein sequence MPSEPANLRRSWTRLDGVDLLRGLAIFFVLMNHVNMRLLGVKVPYTKGLPHQLVFSLVWNGQFGVQIFFVVSGFLITATTLRRWGSLSAISVPDFYRLRFARIAPLLFLLLAVLSGLHLAHLKDFVVPAKTGGLGRALFAALTFHINLLEARRGYLPGGWDILWSLSVEEMFYLFFPLVCRFFSRGKLLVTLLLAFVVLGPFGRTVLAHGNGVWKEYSYLGGMDAIALGCLTALVVSRIRFSRLQLWMLGGSGAILLIFSLCFSIRAYIWGLGRNGLNMTILALGTCMLVALAAQTQWKSPRVLSPLLKLGQRSYEVYLTHMFVVLALFGLFVEAGKPMRGVPALFIAVIVIVGLLGEAIARFFSDPMNRLLRRRFGDGSDKLGSVLEADSRAQHQKGVAV encoded by the coding sequence ATGCCATCCGAGCCAGCAAACCTGAGACGAAGCTGGACACGACTGGACGGAGTGGACTTACTTCGCGGCCTTGCAATCTTCTTCGTGCTGATGAACCACGTCAACATGCGATTGCTTGGAGTAAAGGTACCGTACACCAAGGGGCTTCCCCATCAACTCGTCTTTTCGCTGGTGTGGAACGGTCAATTCGGCGTTCAGATATTTTTTGTGGTCTCCGGCTTTCTCATTACCGCGACGACGCTCCGCCGATGGGGATCGCTGTCGGCGATCAGCGTGCCGGACTTCTACCGCCTGCGCTTCGCTCGCATTGCGCCGCTGCTGTTCTTGCTGCTGGCTGTATTGAGTGGCCTACACCTCGCGCATCTCAAAGACTTTGTCGTCCCGGCAAAGACTGGAGGGCTGGGCCGAGCACTGTTTGCGGCGCTTACCTTCCACATCAATCTACTGGAAGCTCGACGCGGATATCTTCCGGGCGGTTGGGATATCCTCTGGTCGCTCTCCGTTGAGGAGATGTTCTATCTGTTCTTCCCGCTGGTATGTCGATTCTTTAGCCGCGGCAAGCTGCTCGTCACGCTGCTGCTGGCATTTGTCGTCCTCGGCCCTTTTGGTAGAACGGTTCTTGCCCACGGCAACGGCGTGTGGAAGGAGTACTCCTATCTCGGAGGCATGGACGCGATCGCCCTTGGCTGCCTTACGGCGCTGGTGGTTTCGCGAATACGCTTCTCCCGACTACAGCTATGGATGCTAGGCGGCTCAGGCGCAATATTACTTATCTTCAGCCTCTGCTTTTCCATCCGAGCCTATATCTGGGGTCTCGGCCGAAACGGGCTCAACATGACGATTCTCGCTCTGGGCACCTGTATGCTGGTCGCGTTGGCGGCACAGACACAGTGGAAGAGCCCGCGCGTGCTTAGTCCACTCCTTAAGCTGGGTCAACGCAGCTATGAGGTTTATCTGACTCATATGTTCGTGGTCTTAGCCCTGTTTGGCCTGTTTGTCGAGGCAGGCAAGCCTATGCGCGGGGTGCCGGCGCTGTTCATTGCCGTCATTGTGATTGTGGGACTACTAGGGGAGGCTATCGCGCGCTTCTTTTCCGACCCAATGAATCGCCTCCTCCGCAGACGTTTTGGCGATGGCTCCGACAAGCTCGGATCCGTCCTTGAGGCCGATAGCCGCGCTCAACACCAGAAAGGCGTTGCCGTGTAG
- a CDS encoding glycosyltransferase family 2 protein codes for MSQTLSVAIITLNEEANLGRTLASVQFTDEVIVLDSGSTDRTLEIARSFKNTKVFSEEWKGFASQKNSAIEKCAGTWVLSLDADEELSSELQTEIRILLIGEPRADAYMLRRRNLFLNRWMHHGGYYPDAKLRLFRHHAANFAPGTRFTERPVHETIAFDGELDTLHHDLIHHAYPTIESYIEHMDRYSTLGAEIVIEKGKTSRSWLAFYWNIVAVPGFTFVWNYFFRGGILDGREGLLLHLYHSTYTSWKYSKAWQTTRRG; via the coding sequence ATGTCTCAAACTCTGTCCGTAGCCATCATCACGCTCAATGAAGAGGCCAACCTCGGCCGAACCCTCGCCAGTGTTCAGTTTACCGACGAAGTCATCGTTCTGGACTCCGGCTCAACCGACCGAACTCTTGAGATTGCCCGATCGTTTAAGAATACGAAGGTCTTCTCCGAAGAGTGGAAGGGATTCGCCTCGCAGAAGAATTCTGCGATCGAGAAGTGCGCAGGAACCTGGGTGCTCTCGCTCGACGCCGACGAAGAGCTCTCTTCTGAGCTGCAGACCGAGATCCGCATTCTGCTGATCGGGGAGCCTCGCGCCGACGCCTACATGCTTCGCCGACGCAATCTATTCCTTAATCGCTGGATGCACCATGGCGGCTACTACCCCGACGCCAAGCTTCGCCTCTTTCGCCACCATGCCGCGAACTTTGCGCCAGGCACGCGATTCACGGAACGTCCGGTCCACGAAACCATCGCCTTCGACGGTGAGCTCGACACGCTCCACCACGATCTCATTCATCATGCCTATCCCACCATTGAGAGCTACATCGAACACATGGATCGGTATAGCACTCTGGGTGCAGAGATTGTGATTGAGAAGGGAAAGACGAGCCGCTCCTGGCTCGCGTTCTACTGGAACATCGTTGCCGTGCCCGGCTTCACTTTTGTCTGGAACTATTTTTTTCGCGGCGGCATCCTCGATGGCCGCGAAGGCCTGCTACTGCATCTCTATCACTCCACCTATACCAGTTGGAAATACTCCAAGGCCTGGCAGACGACACGCAGGGGCTGA
- a CDS encoding fatty acid desaturase — MSPTLTTPEETTTTKAAASTRAIPVVAEVRQKVKQDLRMGREYQQGRINWITTIAMGLFHVGAIAALFFFSWKNLAAFVIMYFFAINVGIGMAYHRLLTHRGYKTPRWVEYFLTMCGTLALEGGPIFWVATHRVHHQYSDDEGDPHTPHDGTWWAHAGWILSGRAMHSETALLGRYVPDLTRDPVHVWLSKYHWVPLTLSGLLQVAIGAALAGPDHRVVGAVGMVLWGTFLRVTVGLHATWLVNSATHLWGKRRFETKDDSRNNWWVAILTGGEGWHNNHHAHPVSARHGLAWYEFDINYYGIWLLSKIGLAQKVQIAKFDPENPKPAGV; from the coding sequence ATGAGCCCAACGCTTACTACTCCCGAAGAAACGACGACGACCAAGGCCGCCGCCTCTACCCGCGCTATTCCTGTTGTCGCCGAAGTCCGGCAGAAGGTGAAGCAAGACCTTCGCATGGGCCGCGAGTATCAGCAGGGCCGCATCAACTGGATCACCACCATCGCCATGGGGCTGTTCCATGTGGGCGCTATCGCCGCACTTTTCTTCTTTAGCTGGAAGAACCTTGCAGCGTTCGTCATCATGTACTTCTTCGCCATCAACGTCGGCATCGGCATGGCCTATCATCGTCTGCTGACGCACCGCGGCTACAAGACGCCAAGATGGGTTGAATATTTCCTGACCATGTGCGGAACACTCGCGCTCGAGGGAGGACCGATCTTCTGGGTAGCGACACACCGTGTTCATCATCAATACTCCGACGACGAGGGCGATCCGCACACGCCGCACGACGGCACTTGGTGGGCACACGCTGGCTGGATTCTCTCCGGCCGCGCCATGCACTCCGAAACTGCTCTGCTTGGCCGCTACGTCCCTGACCTTACCCGCGACCCCGTGCATGTCTGGCTGAGCAAATATCATTGGGTTCCGCTGACTCTCTCCGGTCTGCTTCAAGTTGCTATCGGCGCCGCGCTTGCCGGTCCTGACCACCGCGTCGTCGGCGCGGTCGGTATGGTTCTGTGGGGAACTTTCCTCCGCGTCACCGTTGGCCTTCATGCGACGTGGCTGGTGAACTCGGCTACGCACCTGTGGGGCAAGCGGCGCTTCGAGACCAAGGATGACTCGCGCAACAACTGGTGGGTCGCGATTCTTACCGGCGGCGAAGGCTGGCACAACAACCATCACGCCCACCCAGTCAGCGCCCGTCACGGCCTTGCATGGTATGAGTTCGACATCAACTACTACGGCATCTGGCTGCTTTCGAAGATCGGCTTGGCACAGAAGGTACAGATCGCCAAGTTCGATCCGGAGAACCCAAAGCCTGCGGGTGTCTAA
- a CDS encoding SRPBCC domain-containing protein yields the protein MPIKPSEQGIRTLEIVKTEEIAASIDIVFETLLEQIGPYNETPDGSPLVMHLEAWPGGRWFRDLGNNTGHFWGTVQAIKPPALLEICGPLFMSFPAMSNVQYRLSEAEGLTRVQFVHRALGQIPEDLLDGVAINKGWGSILAKVRENAERKSDALRGSR from the coding sequence ATGCCGATTAAGCCTTCCGAACAAGGGATTCGCACACTCGAGATAGTCAAAACTGAGGAGATTGCGGCCTCGATCGACATCGTCTTCGAGACGCTGCTGGAACAGATAGGCCCCTATAACGAGACGCCGGATGGATCACCGCTGGTCATGCATCTGGAGGCGTGGCCCGGTGGCCGCTGGTTCCGCGATCTCGGCAACAATACCGGCCACTTCTGGGGGACGGTGCAGGCCATCAAGCCGCCTGCGTTGCTTGAAATATGCGGCCCGCTGTTCATGTCCTTCCCTGCGATGTCGAATGTGCAGTATCGGCTGAGTGAGGCGGAGGGCCTTACTCGCGTTCAGTTTGTTCACCGGGCGCTCGGCCAGATTCCCGAGGATCTTCTCGATGGCGTCGCCATCAACAAGGGCTGGGGCAGCATACTGGCAAAAGTTCGCGAGAATGCAGAACGCAAGAGCGACGCGCTGCGTGGAAGCCGCTAA
- a CDS encoding thioredoxin family protein, with protein sequence MNTSPIDYSHKIVSNAEWLEARKAFLVKEKAFTHQRDELSRQRQELPWVKVEKNYVFDGPNGKETLADLFGGHSQLIVYHFMFGPEWAEGCPSCSLLADSIDGSVIHLGDRDVTLLAVSRAPLSKIEAFKKRMGWHFKWVSSNATDFNYDYNVSFTKEKVEKGDVYYNFARGFFPSEEGPGVSVFYKDAAGDIFHTYSAYARGGDILINTYNYLDLAPKGRDEDSFAFTMSWVRHHDRYENSPTAKLSSAGCGCVAEEAFS encoded by the coding sequence ATGAATACTAGCCCTATCGATTACAGCCACAAAATAGTATCGAATGCGGAATGGCTTGAGGCGCGCAAGGCGTTTCTGGTGAAAGAAAAAGCGTTCACCCATCAACGGGATGAACTTAGCCGTCAACGCCAGGAGTTGCCCTGGGTCAAAGTCGAGAAAAACTATGTCTTCGACGGCCCAAACGGTAAAGAGACGCTTGCCGATCTCTTTGGTGGCCACAGCCAGCTTATCGTCTATCACTTCATGTTCGGCCCGGAGTGGGCAGAGGGCTGTCCAAGTTGTTCGCTGCTGGCCGATAGCATCGACGGCTCGGTCATTCATCTCGGCGATCGCGACGTAACCCTGCTGGCAGTATCCAGAGCGCCTTTGTCCAAGATCGAAGCCTTCAAAAAGCGCATGGGCTGGCACTTCAAGTGGGTGTCTTCCAACGCCACAGATTTCAACTACGACTACAACGTGTCATTTACGAAGGAAAAAGTCGAGAAGGGCGATGTGTATTACAACTTCGCTCGCGGCTTTTTTCCGAGCGAAGAAGGCCCGGGAGTGAGCGTATTTTACAAGGACGCAGCCGGCGATATCTTCCATACCTACTCCGCCTATGCACGCGGCGGCGACATCCTGATCAATACCTATAACTATCTCGATCTCGCGCCCAAAGGCCGGGACGAAGACTCTTTCGCCTTTACGATGTCATGGGTTCGCCACCATGATCGATACGAGAATAGCCCGACTGCCAAACTGTCGTCCGCAGGCTGTGGATGCGTTGCGGAGGAGGCTTTCTCGTGA
- a CDS encoding type I phosphomannose isomerase catalytic subunit gives MPNSHSANSPAPFRLKPWFSERVWGKSDLRPWYESTGTNELVGEAWLTGPACIVETGSFAGKTFAGMSGKIGGEFPLLVKILFPNDKLSVQVHPDDAQAQAAGETRGKTECWYVLEAAPGAAVSLGLKPGAGAPEVAASIANGTMEDLLQQVPVSVGDMIFVDAGTVHAIGPGVVLLETQQTSDITYRLYDYGRSRELHLKQGIAVIKAKSRAGKVEPRLMDGFVRLIEQEYFTVDRFDVPFGEIKIPATGPACLVSLSGWGTVKSAQGSTGLKPGQAVVLPQGTGDIVIDAPAALSFVRCMAPAI, from the coding sequence ATGCCCAACTCGCACAGTGCAAACTCACCCGCTCCCTTCCGTCTGAAGCCATGGTTCAGTGAGCGTGTATGGGGCAAGAGCGACCTCCGTCCATGGTATGAATCGACCGGTACGAACGAACTCGTCGGAGAGGCATGGCTCACCGGCCCGGCATGTATCGTCGAGACCGGCTCTTTTGCCGGAAAGACCTTCGCGGGGATGTCCGGCAAGATTGGCGGCGAGTTTCCCCTACTGGTTAAAATTCTCTTCCCCAACGACAAGCTCTCCGTCCAGGTGCATCCCGACGACGCCCAGGCCCAGGCCGCAGGGGAGACCCGCGGCAAGACCGAGTGCTGGTACGTCCTTGAAGCCGCTCCCGGCGCCGCCGTCTCTCTCGGTCTCAAGCCAGGAGCGGGCGCGCCAGAGGTAGCTGCTTCCATAGCCAATGGAACTATGGAAGACCTGTTGCAACAGGTTCCTGTTTCAGTGGGAGATATGATCTTCGTCGATGCCGGAACCGTCCACGCCATCGGGCCTGGCGTCGTCTTGCTCGAAACCCAGCAGACCAGCGATATCACCTATCGCCTCTACGACTACGGACGCTCGCGCGAACTGCATCTGAAGCAGGGAATCGCCGTGATCAAGGCAAAGAGCAGAGCAGGCAAAGTCGAGCCGCGCCTGATGGACGGCTTCGTTCGCCTGATTGAACAGGAGTACTTCACGGTAGACCGCTTCGATGTTCCCTTTGGAGAGATCAAAATCCCAGCCACGGGTCCTGCCTGCCTGGTGAGTCTGTCTGGCTGGGGCACGGTGAAGAGCGCCCAGGGCTCAACCGGCCTTAAGCCCGGTCAGGCGGTCGTGCTTCCACAGGGGACGGGAGATATCGTCATCGACGCGCCGGCGGCACTCTCTTTTGTCCGCTGCATGGCCCCGGCAATCTGA